From the Candidatus Paceibacterota bacterium genome, the window CATAGTAACTCGTCAAATTATTATAATATGACGACGAAGGATTCACTCAATGTATATTCTTAATCCAGATTACATTATTGGTCTTGTAGATGGTGAAGGGAGCTTCACGATATATATTCGTGACCCAAAATTACCTCGAACCTTGAAGAGAAGAGTCACGGTAGAGCCAAAGTTTTACTTGAAACTTATCGAAAAAGACAAGGAAATATTGGAAAAGCTCAAAGCATATTTCAAATGCGGAAGTATTTACTTCCAAAAAGATAATAGACCAAACCATCAACATTGTTACCGATATGAAGTCTATAATAGGGAAGATTTGATCAAAACAATCATACCTTTCTTCAAGAAGCATCCTTTACGGCTTGTTTCGAAAAGAAATGATTTTGAATTATTTTGCCAAATGATGGAGATGATAGAAAGTAAAGAACATCTCACTCCAAATGGATTAGGAAAGTTGTTTAAGTTGAAGCAACGCATGCACTGAGCTCGCGTAGCGCGGGAAATCCGCACACTACGTGGGAACATCAATTCATAGTTTAATGAACATAGTCGCCCGTCAACCCAAGGGAGTCGGAGGTGCCCGAAATCTCGCCTCGCGCGGGCCTAAGGCAAATTCGATGACAGGGGGTAAGTCGTAACAAGGCACGGGTAGCGGAAGCTGCTCGTGGAATAT encodes:
- a CDS encoding LAGLIDADG family homing endonuclease, translated to MYILNPDYIIGLVDGEGSFTIYIRDPKLPRTLKRRVTVEPKFYLKLIEKDKEILEKLKAYFKCGSIYFQKDNRPNHQHCYRYEVYNREDLIKTIIPFFKKHPLRLVSKRNDFELFCQMMEMIESKEHLTPNGLGKLFKLKQRMH